Genomic DNA from Spiroplasma alleghenense:
TTAGTTGCAGCAATTTGAATTTTTTCTCCACTTGATGGATTAATTCCTTCACGAGCAGCTCTGTCAGCTACTGAAAATTTACCAAATCCAGCAATTGATACTTCATCCCCTGCAACTAGTGCGTTTGTTAATTCATCAAAAACGAATGAAACCATTTTATCTGCTTCAGATTTTTGAACATCAAAAGTTGATGCCATTTTTTCAGATAGTTCTTTTTTAGTCATTTTTTATTACCTAATCTTTCTATACCAAAATAATATCACTAAAAATATTATTAATAGTAGCGCTTGGCACACTATTATTATAGAGTATTTGATACATGATTTCAAACAAAGGTAAGTGAATTTTGGCCTTTAATGCCATTTGATGAGCTATTTTACAAGCAGTTACCCCTTCAACTGTAAAGCCGTAATTACTTAAAACTTTTTGAGCATCATTGGCTTTTGCTATTTCCATCCCCAATGAAAAATTTCTAGATTTGTGGCTTGTCGCTGTTAGTATTAAATCTCCCAAACAGGCAAAATTTGTAAAAGTCTCGATTCTAGCTCCATAAGCCATTCCAAGTTTCATAATTTCATTATTACCAATTGTAATAAGACTTGCTTTAGAATTGTCTGAACCTTCAAAACCAAATAATATACCACTAGCAATCGCGACTGTGTTTTTTAAAGCCGCGCTAATTTCACAACCCTTTAAATCTGTTGTTGGTAAAACTCTAAAATATTCGTTATTGAATACTTCAGCTATCTCTTGAGCTACTTTAATATCTTCACTACAACTCATAATACAAGTTGGTTTGCGTTGAATTACCTCAATTGCCACAGAAGGTCCAAATAAAGCTCCATATGCTTTTAAAATGTTGGTTCCCTCAAATAGTTTAATAACTTTTTTACTTAAAACATCAAGATTATTTTCGTCCAATCCTTTAGCAACATTGATGATTATCATTGATTTTTTAGCATATTTCTTAATTTCACTAATTACTTTTTCGATTGCTAGAGTTGGTACTCCCAAAACTAGAATCTCGGTTTTTTCTAGTGCAGCAGATAAATCTGTAGTTGCCTTAATTTCCTTATTTAATAATAAGTCCTTAAAAAAGACTGAATTTTTTTTGTTATC
This window encodes:
- a CDS encoding HU family DNA-binding protein, which translates into the protein MTKKELSEKMASTFDVQKSEADKMVSFVFDELTNALVAGDEVSIAGFGKFSVADRAAREGINPSSGEKIQIAATKVAKFKVAKQLKDSVAKS
- a CDS encoding NAD(P)H-dependent glycerol-3-phosphate dehydrogenase — encoded protein: MKNITIIGTGAYGTVLANVLADNDHKVVMYGIDEDQVNDINDNKKNSVFFKDLLLNKEIKATTDLSAALEKTEILVLGVPTLAIEKVISEIKKYAKKSMIIINVAKGLDENNLDVLSKKVIKLFEGTNILKAYGALFGPSVAIEVIQRKPTCIMSCSEDIKVAQEIAEVFNNEYFRVLPTTDLKGCEISAALKNTVAIASGILFGFEGSDNSKASLITIGNNEIMKLGMAYGARIETFTNFACLGDLILTATSHKSRNFSLGMEIAKANDAQKVLSNYGFTVEGVTACKIAHQMALKAKIHLPLFEIMYQILYNNSVPSATINNIFSDIILV